A genomic window from Micromonospora ferruginea includes:
- a CDS encoding N,N-dimethylformamidase beta subunit family domain-containing protein, translating to MSTPVGHRPPPAEPLPAAGAAASSRLSVYAESTSVVQGGRLGLRIGRPCGSGRVRVHVHDDISGERVVDTRRRGSRWWLDVPRDWPSSLYRVTVTDRDGDVAAAPDEAQAWFVVRPRQPGAPTLLSLPFTTWQAYNRFGVPGEGLYPAEDPRRAVRVSLDRPGGGPPPERWEHGLLVWLRRRGEAVDFCSNLDLHDGAAELGAYRLLVVNGHDEYWTWEMRDRVEGFVRDGGNLAVFGANTSWWQARIEDGGRSLVCYRDPTTDPIARTNPGRATVEWSSAPANRPENTMTGVSFRRGAGCWGPDMPRMREEAYTARFAEHWVFEGTGLRTGDAFALGTLGYETDAADFREIDGVPRVTGRDGTPRDFVVLATADLRHWRAYGQGGWATMGVFTSGAGTVFNAATVNWGAGLHDPVVDRVTRNVLARLSAPPVAGRWDVIGEPTPVHALVAHRGDLVAAGDGALLTRELCGQNLTWRHLADADGLVALAAPREAVPDGPQEVHAATTDGRLVRWTGHGWAPAGTVPAGTAALAIADCRIFAARADGTLWAAPLAADARRWTAVGVAPPLSGLTAEHGRLYAACADNQLRSAAVPPPDRPVHGWTALGPLDGVTVIAADGGRIVGVGPGRCLRWRAVTPAATA from the coding sequence GTGAGCACCCCCGTCGGCCATCGCCCTCCGCCCGCCGAGCCGCTGCCCGCGGCGGGCGCCGCCGCGTCCTCGCGACTCTCCGTCTACGCCGAGTCGACCTCGGTGGTGCAGGGCGGCCGGCTCGGCCTGCGCATCGGCCGACCGTGCGGGTCCGGCCGGGTCCGGGTACACGTCCACGACGACATCTCCGGCGAGCGCGTCGTCGACACTCGCCGCCGGGGCTCCCGCTGGTGGCTGGACGTCCCACGGGACTGGCCCAGCTCGCTGTACCGGGTGACCGTGACCGACCGGGACGGCGACGTGGCGGCCGCGCCCGACGAGGCGCAGGCGTGGTTCGTGGTACGCCCTCGGCAGCCCGGCGCGCCCACGCTGCTCTCCCTCCCGTTCACGACCTGGCAGGCGTACAACCGGTTCGGCGTCCCGGGCGAAGGTCTCTATCCGGCCGAGGATCCCCGGCGCGCGGTCCGGGTGAGCCTCGACCGCCCCGGCGGGGGACCGCCACCCGAGCGCTGGGAGCACGGCCTGCTGGTCTGGCTGCGACGCCGGGGCGAAGCAGTCGATTTCTGCTCGAACCTCGATCTGCACGACGGCGCCGCCGAGCTGGGCGCTTACCGGCTTCTCGTCGTCAACGGCCACGACGAGTACTGGACCTGGGAGATGCGCGACCGGGTCGAGGGCTTCGTCCGCGACGGTGGGAATCTCGCCGTCTTCGGCGCCAACACGTCCTGGTGGCAGGCGCGGATCGAGGACGGCGGCCGCAGCCTCGTCTGCTACCGCGACCCCACCACCGATCCGATCGCGCGGACCAACCCGGGGCGGGCCACCGTCGAGTGGAGCAGCGCCCCCGCCAACCGGCCGGAGAACACCATGACCGGGGTCAGCTTCCGCCGGGGCGCCGGATGCTGGGGCCCGGACATGCCGCGCATGCGCGAGGAGGCCTACACCGCACGCTTCGCCGAGCACTGGGTCTTCGAGGGAACCGGGCTGCGTACCGGTGACGCCTTCGCGCTCGGCACCCTCGGCTACGAGACCGACGCCGCCGACTTCCGCGAGATCGACGGGGTCCCGCGCGTGACCGGCCGGGACGGCACACCCCGCGACTTCGTCGTGCTGGCCACCGCGGACCTGCGGCACTGGCGGGCATACGGGCAGGGCGGCTGGGCGACGATGGGCGTCTTCACCTCCGGCGCCGGCACCGTGTTCAACGCGGCGACCGTCAACTGGGGCGCCGGCCTCCACGACCCGGTCGTCGACCGGGTCACCCGCAACGTGCTGGCCCGGCTGTCGGCGCCGCCGGTCGCCGGTCGCTGGGACGTGATCGGGGAACCGACCCCGGTGCACGCTCTCGTCGCCCACCGCGGCGATCTGGTCGCGGCCGGAGACGGCGCGTTGCTCACCCGCGAGCTCTGCGGCCAGAACCTGACGTGGCGGCACCTCGCCGACGCGGACGGACTGGTCGCGCTCGCCGCGCCGCGCGAGGCCGTGCCAGACGGACCGCAGGAGGTCCACGCGGCCACCACCGACGGTCGGCTCGTCCGTTGGACCGGCCACGGCTGGGCGCCGGCGGGCACCGTGCCGGCCGGCACCGCCGCGCTGGCCATCGCCGACTGTCGGATCTTCGCCGCACGCGCCGACGGGACGCTGTGGGCCGCGCCGCTCGCTGCCGACGCCCGCCGGTGGACGGCCGTCGGCGTCGCCCCGCCCCTGTCCGGTCTGACCGCCGAGCACGGCCGGCTCTATGCCGCGTGCGCCGACAATCAGCTCCGTAGCGCCGCGGTGCCTCCGCCCGACCGTCCCGTGCACGGGTGGACGGCGCTGGGGCCGCTCGACGGCGTGACCGTGATCGCCGCCGACGGTGGCCGGATCGTCGGCGTCGGGCCGGGGCGGTGCCTGCGGTGGCGCGCGGTGACGCCGGCCGCTACGGCGTGA
- a CDS encoding non-ribosomal peptide synthetase condensation domain protein produces the protein MEVTFAVADPPPPPAPLTWGQHAIWAAIHRTVPNDHYFNLARVVVPPVKVADGLSVDAARTAVRAVIEANPGLRTRIAPGPRRRVEQAGRVPLAVAELTDGGGPDAAAAALVERLGREAFDYTDEYPLRPGLVVDDAGRVARIVLVLCHLAADGAGADLIVGQLRLALLRRTGRPPGDPDTLAAFEESAPGRTVSRAAVSHWLDGWRLLPDGGMVARPVATEQPVRWWVGALTSRALGLAAATLARRHRTSSSAVLLAVSGALIAAERGVTTTVLPVIVGNRFQPGHRDVVATVAQEGLFVLDHAAVGTVGELLDLARPAALRAYRAGYYDQRALDAALERLDTGSRPYCCFNDMRLTETPPGAPPAPGEIEAARTTTVFGWQPPQAKVACRYCLHLTAAPEAGPGALRVTVTGDTRYLPPRRIEAHLRALESTVVAAVAGSVPLATLTP, from the coding sequence ATGGAGGTCACCTTCGCGGTCGCCGACCCACCGCCCCCACCGGCTCCGCTGACCTGGGGCCAGCACGCGATCTGGGCGGCGATCCACCGCACCGTCCCCAACGACCACTACTTCAACCTCGCCCGGGTCGTGGTCCCGCCGGTCAAGGTCGCCGACGGCCTGTCGGTGGACGCCGCACGGACCGCGGTACGGGCGGTGATCGAGGCCAACCCGGGCCTGCGCACCCGGATCGCGCCCGGACCCCGGCGGCGGGTCGAACAGGCGGGTCGTGTTCCGCTGGCGGTGGCGGAGCTGACCGACGGCGGCGGGCCCGACGCGGCGGCGGCCGCGCTGGTGGAGCGACTCGGACGGGAGGCGTTCGACTACACCGACGAGTATCCGCTCCGTCCCGGCCTGGTCGTCGACGACGCTGGCCGAGTCGCGCGGATCGTGCTGGTGCTGTGCCATCTCGCGGCCGACGGCGCCGGCGCGGACCTGATCGTCGGTCAACTCCGGCTGGCGCTGCTCCGGCGGACCGGTCGTCCGCCCGGCGACCCCGACACCCTCGCCGCCTTCGAGGAGTCGGCGCCGGGCCGGACGGTGTCCCGCGCCGCCGTCAGCCACTGGTTGGACGGCTGGCGTCTCCTCCCGGACGGCGGCATGGTCGCCCGGCCGGTGGCCACGGAGCAGCCGGTCCGTTGGTGGGTCGGCGCGCTGACCTCCCGGGCCCTCGGGCTGGCCGCCGCCACGCTCGCGCGTCGCCACCGGACCAGTTCCTCCGCGGTGCTGCTGGCGGTCTCCGGCGCGCTGATCGCCGCGGAGCGAGGTGTGACCACGACGGTGCTGCCGGTGATCGTGGGCAACCGGTTCCAGCCCGGGCACCGCGACGTCGTGGCGACCGTGGCCCAGGAAGGGCTGTTCGTGCTCGACCACGCCGCGGTGGGAACGGTCGGCGAACTGCTCGACCTGGCCCGGCCGGCGGCGCTGCGGGCCTACCGGGCCGGATACTACGACCAGCGGGCGCTGGACGCCGCGCTGGAACGGCTCGACACCGGATCGCGGCCGTACTGCTGTTTCAACGACATGCGACTGACCGAGACGCCGCCCGGCGCGCCGCCCGCACCCGGCGAGATCGAGGCCGCGCGCACGACGACGGTGTTCGGCTGGCAGCCGCCGCAGGCCAAGGTCGCGTGCCGCTACTGCCTGCACCTGACCGCGGCCCCGGAGGCGGGACCGGGAGCGCTGCGGGTGACGGTCACCGGCGACACCCGCTACCTGCCACCACGCCGCATCGAGGCGCACCTGCGCGCGCTGGAGTCGACAGTGGTCGCCGCCGTCGCCGGATCCGTGCCTCTCGCCACGCTCACGCCGTAG
- a CDS encoding acyl carrier protein produces MSTDLTTDLADLVEAASDGDITRDDALDAEAPLVALGLTSLGQLRLIQAVERAYGVRLDLDDDPVYLDGVGPLATYLRARGVPG; encoded by the coding sequence ATGAGCACCGACCTGACCACCGACCTGGCCGACCTGGTGGAGGCCGCCAGCGACGGTGACATCACCCGGGACGACGCGCTCGACGCCGAGGCGCCGCTCGTCGCCCTGGGCCTGACGTCGCTGGGACAGCTCCGCCTGATCCAGGCCGTCGAGCGGGCGTACGGAGTGCGCCTCGACCTCGACGACGACCCCGTCTACCTGGACGGCGTCGGGCCGCTCGCGACGTACCTGCGCGCCCGTGGCGTGCCCGGCTGA
- a CDS encoding non-ribosomal peptide synthetase, with the protein MTRVLPPPVTAGLTAVQEGIWFTARATDTASAYHLVVTLTADGPLDDDALDLAWRAVTDAHPALRGAFPEVDGVGARVEVTPGPVRRASVTADRLADALTDEAGRPFDLSAGPLARCAALRVDDGREVIVVTAHHLVGDGHTKELIVRDLTAAYAGEALPVTPAGAVDAAIADDHARVDAALPAAREFWRGRWREPPAVALPGGSRPGGGVATARTRHVAVDPALDRALDAASATLGTSRFELLLAAVSVLLTRYGTPDVTIAVDVSTRTGDVEGQAGAWVNELPIRFAPDLAASWPDTLAALRADLREAYAHRVVPVGRAATVGTRAALAPVSVSYRRRGQGPAAAFDDRATTVDWLVTPPHLRSSLHVFAVDGPDGLRLSLQAPADSVDDATLARVGAHLRDVLAAAAAADLPVGDAPTLTPAERALLDRVNATARPLPADTVIDRFTDQVRRAPDAPALRFGARVLTYAELDRLANRVAHGLLRRGTRPGDLIGLCARRGDELVVAVLGILKAGAAYLPLDPAYPVARLDFVVADAHAHLTLAHHGGPLPEPAVVPLDGLAAFDGEPETPPPPPPADALAYVIYTSGSTGRPKGVEVGHRALANLVAAMDRVTPTAPGDRWITLTSLSFDISALELFAPLTTGATLVIADDVTVRQGSALAALVDDAAVTHLQATPSTWRMLLDAGLTAPRLTALCGGEALPLPLARRLREATGRLVNVYGPTETTIWSTWAEIGTDPTRVPIGAPLANTTVHVRDARLRPVAVGVPGELLIGGAGLAYGYRGRPELTRRRFVTDPITSARLYRTGDLVRLDADGMLDFVGRLDSQVKVRGHRIELGEVETVLGAVPGVREAAVAVHGDGADAHLVAYLVGDAVHLPDVRRHLGQQLPRHMVPAAYVALGSLPLTPNGKLDRKALAPPAAEPARHHDAPPVAPPHHPDPGGAGPGDVEHEVLAVWREVLRVDDIQVDDSLFDLGGHSLTITQITSRLRRRLGVAVAFDVFFDTPTVSGIAAEVRKLREAT; encoded by the coding sequence GTGACGCGAGTGCTGCCACCACCCGTCACCGCCGGCCTGACCGCGGTGCAGGAAGGCATCTGGTTCACCGCACGGGCCACCGACACCGCGTCCGCGTACCACCTGGTCGTGACGCTGACCGCCGACGGGCCGCTCGACGACGACGCCCTCGACCTGGCCTGGCGAGCGGTCACCGACGCCCACCCCGCGCTGCGCGGCGCCTTCCCGGAGGTCGACGGCGTCGGCGCCCGGGTGGAGGTCACCCCGGGCCCGGTCCGGCGTGCCAGCGTCACGGCGGACCGTCTCGCCGACGCGCTCACCGACGAGGCCGGCCGACCGTTCGACCTGTCCGCCGGACCGCTCGCGCGGTGCGCGGCGCTGCGCGTCGACGACGGCCGGGAGGTCATCGTCGTCACCGCACACCACCTGGTCGGCGACGGCCACACCAAGGAGCTGATCGTCCGCGACCTCACCGCCGCGTACGCTGGCGAAGCCCTGCCCGTGACGCCGGCCGGCGCGGTCGACGCGGCGATCGCCGACGACCACGCGCGGGTCGACGCCGCGCTACCCGCCGCCCGGGAGTTCTGGCGCGGCCGGTGGCGGGAGCCGCCGGCCGTGGCGCTGCCCGGCGGCAGCCGGCCCGGCGGTGGCGTCGCCACGGCCCGTACCCGGCACGTCGCGGTCGACCCCGCTCTCGACCGCGCGCTGGACGCCGCCTCGGCGACGCTCGGCACGAGCCGCTTCGAGCTGCTCCTCGCGGCCGTGTCGGTGCTGCTGACCCGCTACGGCACGCCGGACGTCACCATCGCCGTCGACGTCTCGACCCGTACCGGCGACGTCGAGGGGCAGGCCGGGGCCTGGGTGAACGAGCTTCCGATCCGCTTCGCCCCCGACCTCGCGGCGTCCTGGCCCGACACGCTCGCCGCGCTCCGCGCCGACCTGCGCGAGGCGTACGCCCACCGCGTCGTCCCGGTCGGACGCGCCGCCACGGTCGGAACCCGCGCCGCCCTGGCCCCGGTCTCGGTGAGCTACCGGCGGCGCGGGCAGGGGCCGGCCGCGGCGTTCGACGACCGCGCGACGACCGTCGACTGGCTCGTCACACCCCCGCACCTGCGCTCGTCCCTGCACGTCTTCGCCGTCGACGGTCCGGACGGACTGCGACTGAGCCTGCAGGCCCCGGCCGACAGCGTCGACGACGCCACGTTGGCGCGCGTCGGCGCCCACCTGCGGGACGTGCTGGCCGCCGCGGCGGCCGCCGACCTGCCGGTGGGCGACGCGCCCACCCTGACGCCCGCCGAACGGGCGCTGCTGGACCGGGTCAACGCCACCGCCCGGCCGCTGCCCGCCGACACCGTGATCGACCGTTTCACCGACCAGGTCCGGCGGGCCCCCGACGCGCCGGCACTGCGGTTCGGCGCACGCGTGCTGACCTACGCGGAACTCGACCGGCTCGCCAACCGGGTGGCGCACGGCCTCCTCCGACGCGGCACCCGCCCCGGTGACCTGATCGGCCTCTGCGCCCGGCGCGGTGACGAACTGGTCGTCGCGGTCCTCGGCATCCTCAAGGCCGGCGCGGCCTACCTGCCGCTGGATCCGGCGTACCCGGTCGCGCGCCTGGACTTCGTCGTCGCGGACGCGCACGCCCACCTGACCCTGGCCCACCACGGCGGGCCGCTGCCCGAACCGGCGGTGGTGCCGCTCGACGGCCTGGCCGCCTTCGACGGCGAGCCGGAGACCCCACCGCCACCGCCGCCCGCCGACGCCCTCGCCTACGTCATCTACACCTCCGGCTCCACCGGTCGGCCCAAGGGGGTCGAGGTCGGGCACCGGGCGCTGGCGAACCTCGTCGCCGCGATGGACCGCGTCACCCCGACCGCGCCGGGCGACCGCTGGATCACCCTCACGTCGCTGTCGTTCGACATCAGCGCGCTGGAACTGTTCGCCCCGCTGACCACCGGAGCGACGCTCGTCATCGCCGACGACGTCACCGTCCGGCAGGGCTCGGCGCTGGCCGCGCTCGTCGACGACGCCGCCGTGACCCACCTGCAGGCGACCCCGTCGACGTGGCGGATGCTGCTCGACGCCGGACTGACCGCGCCACGCCTCACCGCGCTGTGCGGCGGCGAGGCGCTCCCGCTGCCCCTGGCCCGCCGGCTGCGCGAGGCCACGGGCCGGCTGGTCAACGTCTACGGACCCACCGAGACCACCATCTGGTCGACCTGGGCGGAGATCGGAACCGACCCGACCCGGGTGCCGATCGGCGCGCCACTGGCCAACACCACCGTCCACGTACGGGACGCTCGGCTGCGCCCGGTCGCCGTCGGTGTGCCCGGCGAGTTGCTGATCGGTGGCGCCGGGCTGGCGTACGGCTATCGCGGCCGACCGGAGCTGACCCGGCGACGCTTCGTCACCGACCCGATCACCTCGGCGCGCCTCTACCGCACCGGCGACCTGGTGCGGCTGGACGCCGACGGGATGCTGGACTTCGTCGGCCGGCTCGACAGCCAGGTGAAGGTGCGCGGGCACCGCATCGAACTCGGCGAGGTCGAGACCGTCCTCGGCGCCGTCCCCGGCGTACGGGAGGCCGCGGTCGCCGTGCACGGCGACGGCGCCGACGCCCACCTCGTCGCCTACCTGGTCGGTGACGCCGTGCACCTCCCGGACGTACGCCGCCACCTGGGTCAGCAGCTACCGCGACACATGGTCCCGGCGGCGTACGTCGCGCTCGGGTCGCTGCCGCTGACGCCCAACGGCAAGCTCGACCGGAAGGCCCTGGCACCACCCGCCGCCGAGCCGGCCCGGCACCACGACGCCCCGCCGGTGGCACCACCCCACCACCCGGATCCCGGTGGCGCCGGACCCGGCGACGTCGAGCACGAGGTGCTCGCCGTCTGGCGGGAGGTCCTCAGGGTCGACGACATCCAGGTCGACGACTCGCTGTTCGACCTCGGCGGGCACTCGCTGACCATCACCCAGATCACCTCCCGCCTCCGCAGGCGGCTCGGCGTCGCCGTCGCGTTCGACGTCTTCTTCGACACGCCGACGGTGTCCGGGATAGCCGCCGAGGTCCGCAAGCTCCGGGAGGCGACATGA
- a CDS encoding class I adenylate-forming enzyme family protein, which yields MDGDDRRRRRPDRAARHLPDAPAQILYTSGTTGRPKAVVASHANITHGARVRPILRPLAHSRHFLHAFPIGSNAAQTMLLNALVAKAGMLVLPRFTPDRFADLIAERRVGTAFVVPAMAIELLRSGVCANHDLSSLTLLGSTAAALPSPVAAGLADALPGVTVVNYYTSTEAAPAQTTMIFDPQRPAALGMPAAGSRLRVADAEGRPCPPGTVGEVWLSTPAPPRAYLGDADATAHVFRDGWTRMGDIGYLDDDGYLYLVDRESDVIKSGADKVSTVAVEEALHAHPDITAAAVVGLPHPVLGMTPAAAVVARTPLRLVHVRTFLAGRLALHEQPTRLIQLEALPVNVAGKVVKQRIREIFEEAKESS from the coding sequence GTGGACGGCGATGACCGACGGCGACGCCGACCCGACCGCGCTGCCCGCCACCTCCCCGACGCTCCCGCCCAGATCCTGTACACGTCCGGCACCACCGGCCGGCCGAAGGCCGTCGTCGCCAGCCACGCCAACATCACCCACGGCGCCCGGGTGCGCCCGATCCTGCGGCCGCTGGCTCACTCCCGCCACTTCCTGCACGCCTTTCCGATCGGCAGCAACGCCGCGCAGACGATGCTGCTCAACGCCCTCGTCGCCAAGGCCGGCATGCTCGTGCTCCCACGGTTCACACCGGACCGCTTCGCCGACCTCATCGCCGAGCGCCGCGTCGGCACCGCGTTCGTCGTCCCCGCCATGGCGATCGAGCTGCTGCGCTCCGGCGTCTGCGCCAACCACGACCTGAGCAGCCTCACTCTGCTCGGCTCAACCGCGGCCGCTCTGCCGTCCCCGGTCGCGGCCGGGCTCGCCGACGCGTTGCCCGGCGTGACCGTCGTCAACTACTACACCTCCACCGAGGCAGCTCCGGCGCAGACCACGATGATCTTCGACCCGCAGCGGCCCGCCGCGCTCGGCATGCCCGCCGCCGGCAGCCGCCTACGCGTCGCCGACGCCGAAGGGCGTCCCTGCCCGCCCGGGACCGTCGGCGAGGTCTGGCTGTCGACACCCGCGCCACCCCGTGCCTACCTCGGCGACGCCGACGCCACCGCGCACGTCTTCCGCGACGGCTGGACCCGGATGGGCGACATCGGCTACCTCGACGACGACGGATACCTGTACCTGGTGGACCGCGAGAGCGACGTCATCAAGTCCGGGGCCGACAAGGTCTCCACAGTCGCCGTCGAGGAGGCCCTGCACGCGCACCCCGACATCACCGCCGCAGCGGTCGTCGGCCTGCCGCACCCGGTCCTCGGCATGACACCCGCCGCCGCCGTCGTCGCCCGCACGCCACTGCGGCTCGTCCACGTACGCACGTTCCTGGCCGGTCGCCTCGCCCTGCACGAACAGCCCACCCGCCTGATCCAACTGGAGGCGCTGCCGGTGAACGTGGCCGGCAAGGTCGTCAAACAGCGGATCCGGGAGATCTTCGAGGAAGCCAAGGAGTCATCGTGA